DNA sequence from the Myxocyprinus asiaticus isolate MX2 ecotype Aquarium Trade chromosome 3, UBuf_Myxa_2, whole genome shotgun sequence genome:
ACTGATTTGTACAGAACAGGGAAGAAAAGAAGAGCTGAAAATATGGTTGACAGAGCTTGGAAACGTGCAGGGCTTTATTATTTTCCAATTCACTGCTATCCTCTTGTGCTCTTTCAGTGGCTATAGGTCATTGAAGCTTTCCTGCTCATCAGGACAGTTTGCGTCCCTGACGGCTATTCAGACAAGTTTGAAATTTGACTTGTAGCATCTGTGCATCTTCAGAATTGTGACAGGCATGTGCAAGTTGGAAATGTTCTGAGGCATTTTGTCAcagacttaaaacatcaaagggTGATGAGcttgagtcttgtagtgtggGCTTGGCTTCTAAGGGAAATATCTTGTGCTGATATGCTGGCTCTCTGATATCAGGGCGCTTTGACAGAGAGGTGGACATCGGCATTCCAGATGCTACCGGAAGACTCGAGATCCTTCAGATCCACACCAAGAACATGAAGCTTGCTGATGATGTTGATCTGGAGCAGGTAtgtttcagaaaatgtcaaaacatTCATCAGTGTTCTCAAAAACTAGGTCTACATTTACCAGGGTTCCCACTGTCATAGAGAATCTGGTAATATTAGGAAAAAATGAAGTTCTCTACAAGTTATCTTCCATTCAAGGAAATGTCTATAGTGATTATAAatgtttctagttatgctcagctctgaAATATTTAATTGGTTAGAAACTGCCCTTTTTTGACTGGAATTTCaagacaattattttaaaaaaatctagtaATAACAAATGACTGAAAAGAatgaaaattcattggtcaaaatgtcCCATGACACTATCCACCTTTTATCATCAGGTGGCAAATGAGACCCATGGCCATGTGGGTGCTGATCTGGCTGCTCTTTGCTCAGAGGCTGCTCTGCAGGCCATCCGTAAGAAAATGGACCTCATTGATCTGGAGGATGAGACCATTGATGCAGAGGTCATGAACTCTTTGGCTGTAACAATGGATGACTTCAGGGTGAGTATTCTAATAACTCTAACCAACTATTGTGTCCTAAAGGAGTGAACAAATTGAACTCAAATGTATGACAACATTGCATTTCTCCCATTTCTACCTTTTAAAGTGGTCTTTAAGCCAGAGCAACCCATCTGCCCTGCGTGAGACAGTTGTGGAGGTGCCCAACATTACCTGGGAGGATATCGGTGGCCTTGATGATGTCAAGAGAGAGCTGCAGGAACTTGTGCAGGTACTGGGCACAatacacctcgttccctcatgttCAGTCAAGTAAATGTGCTCCTAAAACTTCATTTTAAAACTTTATGCCTATGTGGACACTTTATCTAAATTTTCTGTCCTTTTAGTACCCAGTGGAACATCCCGACAAATTCCTTAAGTTTGGCATGACCCCTTCCAAAGGTGTGCTTTTCTACGGACCACCAGGTTGTGGTAAAACCCTATTGGCCAAGGCCATTGCCAACGAGTGCCAGGCTAACTTCATTTCAATCAAGGGACCAGAACTGCTTACCATGTGGTTTGGAGAGTCAGAGGCTAATGTCCGTGAGATCTTTGACaaggtatttgttttattttactcaTTTCTGAAGGTGGTTCACTGCCCAAACTGTCAGTCTaatttgcaaaattatataacaTGAACTGTATGTTTTGTCAAGACCATGACTTTCACTTGACTCTTTCTATCAGATTTTAAAGATGTGGTTAGTTGTTAAAGTTAATGCTTTTCAAAGGTTTTGGGGCCCACTGATTGTTAGTTGCGAAGGATCCAATTCAAAATGGCTGTGCTGCACTATTTATCTGATAAGGCTCTGATGTCTCTTAAGTCTGTCCTGACAGCATCTTTGTCCTCTAGGCTCGTCAAGCTGCCCCATGTGTGCTCTTCTTTGATGAACTGGACTCCATTGCTAAGTCTCGTGGTGGAAATGTTGGTGATGGTGGTGGCGCTGCTGATAGAGTCATTAACCAGATCCTCACAGAAATGGATGGTATGTCCAGCAAGAAAAACGTCTTCATCATTGGAGCCACCAACAGACCAGACATCATTGATCCTGCCATCCTCAGGCCTGGCCGACTGGACCAGCTCATCTACATTCCACTGCCAGATGAAAAGTCTCGCATTGCCATTCTTAAAGCTAACCTCAGGAAGTCTCCAATCTCAAAGGTAAGGatgcatttgttgttgtttttttaaatgagttgAAGTGGCTTGTTTTgggtattaatatattttaaatatttttgtaggATGTGGACCTGGACTTCTTGGCCAAGATGACCAATGGCTTTTCAGGTGCTGACTTGACTGAGATCTGTCAGAGAGCCTGTAAACTGGCAATCCGTGAGTCCATTGAGAATGAGATCAGACGGGAACGCGAGAGACAGACCAACCCTTCTGCAATGGTGAGGTTTTCAGTTGATCTAATGTGTTAGTTGAGCATTTTTTGAAGCGTTTAAGTTTTAAATGGCATGGCAGAATTAATTGACTTCTGTTGATAAATCTTGTGTAtttaggaggtggaggaggaggaccCTGTGCCTGAGATTAGGAAGGACCATTTCGAGGAGGCTATGCGCTTTGCCCGCCGCTCCGTCAGCGATAACGACATCCGCAAATATGAAATGTTTGCACAGACCCTGCAACAAAGCAGAGGCTTTGGCAGTTTCAGGTAAGAACTTAAAATGTGTCCTCTTAgaaactttctagatgagaactcttaagaggAACGGCACACTCGGAGACTTTTCCctcttgcattttaaaacacaaaagcaACCCCCGTACTGACATCATCTAGTGTCGACCATTTTTCTTTTGACGTTATTCGCACGTGTGATTCAAtggcagcagcaacaacaacaccaATGGAGGACtcagagctacacttttgttagggccgTTTTACACAAACTGTGTCTTCAGGATACAGTATTGACACTGGGCGCGTGAGCCACGTGTCCCTGAAGCCGCAGTGAGAGGAGAAATGTGCTGTACTGAACTTGGcagaaaacatgttgaaaatagGCTTGGAATTGATACCTTTTTAAAGCACcgataatcattgggaaaatcttccgattatcgatatatatcgaGATTGTTTCATTATAGGGCTACCAGTTGCAAAATAATCTttgtgttttcaaacatatttctcaacaactTTGGTAAAGAGTGAGCGGTAGGGTAAATTgaagggggttgcacaccggacgtgtctggtggacgacatggtgcgttctaaaatgtgaaaattattttctatgaaggtacgcacacgTAGGCTTGCTGTCTCCGGAGGCTGTTAAAAATCTGCAGCGCCACGGAGTGTAACTCCTCATTTTCCATtcaattcgacccaaatcattatcaaaggacaaagtttatttactctagccatcactggatgatatattgtgtacaaGTATCTTTCATATTgcacacacaatgtattttcagtcacaagtatgtctttttgtagtttgacagcttgaatgaatcCTGCAGAGAGATTGCATAATCTCTAATCATTCCATTTGCACAGTTAGACCAGTtccatacactaacctgcaaactcctCAATTTCACTTTCATTCTTTATGTACAAAAACGTTTGTAACTTGTGTATGCatcctgtgcaaggagctctaaaaaaAACTGTCctatgttgtgatacctgtgccttatgacctgcttcagttaatgttgtatcacccccttgtggtctcccaatgctatttcGGCAGACATTAAACAGATGCCCAACCTTGTGAATtagaaagcatgcaaattaggcatctaatttaaatgtcggctaattttaatatatccaTTCCTCAAAAGAcattgataaaataacgtgcccatcaataattgatatatcaatattttataacATACCtagttgaaaatgcactataaaccccTTTATCAAcagtcttttacaataaaggctttttatgactcaacataaattattgtactgaaatactcagACTGAAAACAAAaagtcttgatgcaagttaaccaggcagtaacaggcatgcaatacttccctcatgtaaactagattttatGAGAGTAGTGTacaataaagttcaattacccactctcaataaaaatcttatttacatcCGTTATCCCAGGTAAAATTAAATACttatccagaaatcactttattttctctaTAGTCATAGTACAGATGCGATGGAAAAACCAAACTGCGTCTCCTGTTGAAGTCAAAAAGCAGCTCTGCttacccctcacacacacacacacacacacacgtgaaacaGGCAGTACTCTTTGAATactttggttttattttatttctattaagGGAACTGGAAAATTAGCACAGTCCTCTGATTAGCAGGCTAATAGCCACGAGTTTGTTTACTCATTACGGCTGCCGACGACTTGCGTTTTTCATTGCTTTGTGCATCATGCGTGTTTGACCAATCAGAGGTAGCAGCAACTCCCATAGTCCCTCTTCTGGGGTAGAAGTACCTACCcctggagtaggagctaaaaaagtCCTTCTAGATGCCcaagaggaactatagttcctcatgtGTCAAAACTAAAGTTCCTGTAGTGGGAAAGGGCCTTTTGTGCGCTCTTGGGCTTCAGTACATTAATGGACAAATACGCTAGTTACACCAGGATGCTGCCATTGGTTTATGTCCATGCAGATTGGTGAAAAattgcctttctttctttcttagatTCCCATCCAGTAATCAAGCAGGAAGTGGACCAAGCCAGGGTTCTTCTGGAGGTGGCGGAGGTGCTGTTTTCAATGAGGACAACGATGATGATCTTTATGGATAAATGTGACCACGTGGCTGACCCTGACATGCCACTCTTCATACAGGCCACCGTgtacaaaagacaaaaaatacaaattccaCATTTTTAGGACTGTGCTTCTTTGTTTCAAATAATTTTCAGGTTTTCCTCCTATGTCAattccctttatttttttttttattcgctTCTTTCCTCCTTTTGTTCACCCCCCTCTGTTAATAGAGAAAAGCATGTAGCTGCTTGTGTTTTGCTCTGGTTTGTGAAAGGTGATTTCTGAGAACTTTGATCTTAACATTCTGTGGGTGGGGTGCATTTAATTGAAAACTGTACACACTAGTGATTTCATTACCTTTTCTCAAGCTATATGAGCAGCTGTAGTGGTGGGGTTTAATGCTaggctgaaaaaaaacaaaacagaaaaaaaattgctaatgacttcatttttttatgaatgtagcATATAATGTATTAcaagtttgaaaaatgttaaataaaattcaCAAAATGGACCCACATTTTCAATTGTGTGTGCTTTAATGCTTTTTCAGAGGTTTTGGATTGTGAGTAAATGTACTCTTGTAAAGAACATCCACAGAATAGATTTGCTTTCGTCCTAACAGCAAATGCTCTCCATTTCATAGtctcattgttttgtttctcaggtTCTATTGTTTGTTCTGGCTAGTTTAAATAAAATCAGTTGAAATCATATTTTTGTCTTATGTGGATGGGGTCCCGATAAAAATAAACTGGAAAATGATGcaacatttaaaatgattttgatATGTAACTTGAACTGTTTAAAGatttaattgtattttcatttatcaatATAGATCGTGGAAGGGAAAAAGAGGATGGTGTGCATCCCTCCAAACCTTCTTCCCAGCTTTCTGtagagtggggaaaaaaaaaaataatataagacatttacttaaacACAGTAATGCACTATTTTAATTCATGAATTTTATGAATTCATAATTGCCTCTATTGTTGGAATGATCAGCCTCTCATTGCTATTGAATGATTCAATTTGCTGCATGTCATCTTCAGataatttaaaatcaaacacCTGTGTGTAAGGGAGAAAAGGACAAATCTTTTGAACAATGAGTacatttacaataaaatgcattgtgtttttaatttttagacCATCTTTGTATACTTCACTTTCCTGGTTATGAGAAAGACCTTAAAGGAATAAGGgatccaaaaatgaatattcagtcataatttactcacccgaacctgtatgactttcttatgtggatGACAGAAGGAGgtgtttaaatgaatgttttggtccatcttttcaatacaacggcagtggatagtgcctcgcTTTAAAGCTTAAATGCCCTCAAAATTATCATAAAGTAGCCCATGCGATATCTGTttcttattccaagtcttctgaaaacatGATAGATTTTAGTAAGAAACAATGAAATTCAAGTAATATTTCTGTGGAAAACAGTATGTCCACAATAttagcatttttttcttctgcatgagaaagtcatgggtttggaacaacatgagggtgagtaaataatgacaaaatattcattttggggtgaactattacaatgtttaacatatttacaatgtttattttaattctttTCTAATTCATTACAGCTCTTGTCCACCAGATGTCTCTGTATGTTGTCTCTTCTGTACACATTCAACGTAATGAACATAAGCACTAATGATAATTGACCTCCTTGCTCAAGCCCCTCTCAGGCATTATTTAAATGGTAATTTGGATTTGCGTAGATGACAGTCTCTGCAGCAAAAACGTTATTTATAGCTAAAAGGCATTAAAATGATGTGATCTGAGAGCTCAGGTGTGGGCAAGATTATGAACCAGCAATCTGTCTTCATGTTAAAAGGTGGGTCACGGAGGATAAATATTATTAAAGTCTTAACTGAACTTTTTTCCCCCAGCTAAACACTTTATTACTTTTTCTGACCTACCTTAATATTCTGCTTGATCCTAGATGGAGTGACGCTTTTGGGGATGCAAATGAGACCCCTCTGTACATGCCATCTATGATACAAAATTAATCCAGAAGTGTATAATGCACATATACTGAATAATACACtaataaaacaaaccaaaaaatgtaATGGTAAGGAAATAATTTCCCTGTAGTACACGTATTTCTGAATCTCTAGTCCATTCTCACCTGATGATGACCTGTGCAGGGGTTTTGTTATAGTGCTTGGCCAAATCATGCACCCTTGGATCATCCAGCAGAAGAGGTTCTCCAGGTGTATACCAGGGACGATCAGAAGAACCAAGAGGACTATAAGCTGTTACTGTCAGTCCTTTACTCCAACAGTGAGCTAGAAGCTGAGTCTGGATGAGGTATGGATGGCACTCCACCTTAAAAAGTTGAAAGAATTTAATGTTGcgcataaaaataatatttaaaaaatattaaagaataataatataaacaattgaatacactgctgaaaaaaacagctgAGATGGTTGGCTGTTCTTAGCTGGTACGTACGTTTGctgattttagaggggttttgggtacTTTTCAGCTGAGAGAGACCAGCTGGCTGCCCAGCTACAGTAAACCACCCGAGCACGAggttggccaggctgggagactggCGTAAATCAACTAAAACCAGCAAATCATCTTTGGTTGGTTCAagctgggattttttttttttttagaagggtAGTTAAAAAAAACACCTTTGAGCTACTTTTACTTACAGCTAATGGCAGGTGTATCTCATTCAAACCAACTCTAGCAGAAACTGCATGttatagaatcagaatcagaatgagctttattgccaaatatgcttacacaaacaatgaatctgtcttggtgacagaagcttccagtgtacaaacaatacaacaacaaaacagagataataaaaaaaatagcaatagaaaatataagtatatatagaaatacacaataagaccaaaaatatagatactgtatatatgtatgtacaaatacaaatctgttatatacaggtagtgcaagggaatgtaatggcagaagaggcaggatatgttggataaatataaatagactaagctgtatactgcacataattattgctcaatggggcagttttagctgttcatgagatggatagcctgagggaaaaactgttcttgtgcctgacggttctggtgctcagtgctctgtagcacctgccagaaggcaacagttcaaaaaggtagtgggcatggtgagtggggtccagagtgattttttccagcccatttcctcactctggaagtgtgcagttcttgaagggagggcaggggcaaccaataatccgctcagcagtccaaactgtactttgtagtcttctgatgtttcatagctgaaccaaaccagacagttattgaagtgcagaggacaggcttaatgactgctgagtagaactgtgtcagcagaggctgtggcaggttgaacttcctcaactggcaaaggaagtacaaattctgctaggcctttttcacagtggagtaaatgtgagtctcccacttcaggtcctgtgagatggtagagcccaggaacctgaatgactccactgctgccacagagcTTTTCAGAATGTTGagcagggtcaatgttggggtgttcctcctaaagtccacaatcatctctactgttttgagcatgttcagctccaggttgttttgactgcaccagacagccaactgttcaacctcctttctgtatgcagactcatcgtcattttggatgaggctgatgacagtagtgtcgtctgcaaacttcaggagcttgacagaggggtccttggcgatgcagtcatttgcATACAGGGAGatgagtagtggggagagcacacattcctggggggcaccagtgctgatcgtacaggtgctggaagtgaatttccccagtctcactagctgctgcctgtctgtcagaaagctggtgatccactgacagatagaggtgggaacagagagttggtttaatttagccCAGAGAATGCCTGGGattatggtgttgaaagctgaactgaggtccataaaaaggatccttgcatatgtccctggtctgtccagatgtcacatgatatgatgcaatcccatgttgactgcatcatccacagacctgtttgctcgataagcaaattgaaggggatccagaaagggtgcagtgatgtccttcaggtgggccaacaccagtctctcaaatgacttcatgaccacagacgtcagagcgacaggtctgtagtaatAAAGTTGTGTGATTTTGGATTTCTTTGGGATAGGGAttatggtggagcatttgaagcaacaGGGAATttcacactgttccagtgatctgtagaagatctgtgtgaagatgggggccagctggtcagcacaggattt
Encoded proteins:
- the LOC127418036 gene encoding transitional endoplasmic reticulum ATPase-like — protein: MASGGESKNDDLSTAILKQKNRPNRLIVDESINEDNSVVSLSQAKMDELQLFRGDTVLLKGKKRRETVCIVLSDDTCSDEKVRMNRVVRNNLRVRLGDVISIQPCPDVKYGKRIHVLPIDDTVEGITGNLFEVYLKPYFLEAYRPIRKGDIFLVRGGMRAVEFKVVETDPSPYCIVAPDTVIHCEGEPIKREDEEESLNEVGYDDIGGVRKQLAQIKEMVELPLRHPALFKAIGVKPPRGILLYGPPGTGKTLIARAVANETGAFFFLINGPEIMSKLAGESESNLRKAFEEAEKNAPAIIFIDELDAIAPKREKTHGEVERRIVSQLLTLMDGLKQRAHVIVMAATNRPNSIDPALRRFGRFDREVDIGIPDATGRLEILQIHTKNMKLADDVDLEQVANETHGHVGADLAALCSEAALQAIRKKMDLIDLEDETIDAEVMNSLAVTMDDFRWSLSQSNPSALRETVVEVPNITWEDIGGLDDVKRELQELVQYPVEHPDKFLKFGMTPSKGVLFYGPPGCGKTLLAKAIANECQANFISIKGPELLTMWFGESEANVREIFDKARQAAPCVLFFDELDSIAKSRGGNVGDGGGAADRVINQILTEMDGMSSKKNVFIIGATNRPDIIDPAILRPGRLDQLIYIPLPDEKSRIAILKANLRKSPISKDVDLDFLAKMTNGFSGADLTEICQRACKLAIRESIENEIRRERERQTNPSAMEVEEEDPVPEIRKDHFEEAMRFARRSVSDNDIRKYEMFAQTLQQSRGFGSFRFPSSNQAGSGPSQGSSGGGGGAVFNEDNDDDLYG